The genomic segment GCTTTCTTTAATAACAAAGACAGGTTCAACCGTCTGAAAAAATGGGTCAAACCTGATGACAGGGAAGATGATATTGATCTGAAAATGATTTCCGTTCTCACACGCTCAGACCAGCCCGGCCTGTTTTCCATTTTAATGAAACTGTTTGAGTCCTGCTGTGATAACAACAGGTTTGATAATTCCATACCGTCAAAATACTGGACAGATATTGATAAACTGGGATTAGCGCCCTCCTTCTGGAAATTTACTGCCCAAACATTTGGATACATCAATGAAAAAGAGCCTGACCTTAATGATTTTCTGCTGAAAATATTTGTAACCGATTTTTCAAACCAGATAAAAAACGATCTCCCGCAGGCATTGGAGCATTTTTTAATTGAGAGTCCTTCTCTCAGGATGAATTCAACCGTGTTTTTATCCCAGTGGCGAAGCAATATTAACCACTATAAAATTTATAACATCACATCTGATTACATAGCAAAAAAACTGAAAATACAGGACTTGATTATATTATTCCAGGTAAAGGCACTCATTGAAGTAATGACCTTTGAGGCTGTGGAACGAAGAATAATAAGCAGTTTAAGAGATAGTATCCTGTCAAATGACAGCAATGATTACCCGGTCATGCAGGAGGCTGTTAAAACAAGGATTGATGGTTACTGGGCAAGAATAAACCTGAATGAATCAGGTGAATCAAATCAGATAAATTTATACAAGACAGTTTATTATGCTTTGGAAACAGCCATAGAACTGTTCTATCTAAGAGACAAATATGACGGCGGATTCAGCTTTGCCAGTGCTGAAGAAATGTTTAAAGCCTATGCAGCCGAGTTATTCAGATTCGATCAGCTCTACCGCAGATTTCACGAACTGTCAGATAAAGCAGAAATGGCAGGCTGGGATGTATTAAAAACACTTCGCCAGGCTGTTGAAGACTGTTACAGCGGCTGGTTCATGGATCAGATATCCTTAAAATGGGGAGACTTTCTTGATGGTGATGACGGGCTGCTGAACAAATGGAAACTTCCGTACATCATAAACCAGTATGATTTTTTTGCCAGGAAAATTGAACCCACATTAAAAGAGTCAAACAGAAACAGGCTTTTTGTAATTGTCAGTGATGCGTTTCGCTATGAAGCAGCCCAGGAACTTGAACAGATAATAAACGGAAAATACCGGATGAAAGCACAACTTGAGCCAATGCTGGGTGTACTGCCAAGCTATACAGCCCTGGGCATGGCTGCTCTGCTTCCCCATAAAAAACTCTCTTTTAAGGAAAAATCAGGCAATGTACTGGCTGATGACCAACTGTCAAACTCATTGGATTACCGCAGTCAAATCCTTTCAAAATATGAGGGTATAGCTGTTAAATCCGAAGACCTTACAGCAATGAACAAAGAGCAGGGCCGTAAAATTATAAAACCTTACCGGGCGGTCTATATCTATCATGACCGGATAGATGCTGCGGGTGATAAAAAAGCTTCCGAAGACCTGGCTTTTGCTGCGGTTCGCACAGCCATTGACGAATTATCCGCCCTGGTAAACTTTGTTATCAACAACTTAAACGGCACAAATGTCTTTATTACAGCAGATCATGGTTTTGTATATCAAGACAAACCAGCGACCCCGATGGATAAAAGTGTTTTGGATATTCCCAATAAAGAATTTATCAAAAGCCATAAACGCTTTGTATTGGCCCATGACCTGGAAGCATCTGATAATACTTTTCGGGGGGATACAAAAACTGCTGCCAATACAGAAACCCATATGAAATTCTTAATCCCGAAAGGAACAAACAGATTTAATTTTTCCGGCGGTGCAAAATTTTATCATGGCGGGGCTTTATTGCAGGAGATTGTCATACCTTTATTAACTGTAACACAAATGAAAGGGAAGCATCTTGCCAAATCTGAAATCAACAATGTTGGAGTTTCCCTTGTCGGATTTCGCAAAAAGATTGTTACCAACATCACCCGTTTCGAGTTCATACAGACAGACGCAGTATCTGAACGGTATAAACCAAGAACCCTGAAAATATCCATTCGTGACGGTAATGAACTTATAAGCGATGAAAAAATGCTCACATTTGACAGCGAATCAACCTCAATAGATGACCGGAAAAAATCAATCAGCCTGACACTTAAAACAGGCCAGACCTTTGATAATAAGAAAGAATATTATCTTGTACTGCGCAATTCAGAAGATGAAACAGAGTATGACCGGTTATCGCTTATGATTGACATTGCTTTTGCCAGCGACTTTTAAAGGAAATGACCTATGGAAACGGAAAGCAACA from the Desulfonema limicola genome contains:
- the pglZ gene encoding BREX-1 system phosphatase PglZ type A, which translates into the protein MNITQLQETLNTIYTEKNKRIIFWYDGEKEFEDTLPEITLDDVRIVRLDEISDLALKMEIECEFPNQKYLLYSPTHEPAPEEDWLLDIRLYSYTFHADKASIILKELNLDNQSILPYLKERNAFFNNKDRFNRLKKWVKPDDREDDIDLKMISVLTRSDQPGLFSILMKLFESCCDNNRFDNSIPSKYWTDIDKLGLAPSFWKFTAQTFGYINEKEPDLNDFLLKIFVTDFSNQIKNDLPQALEHFLIESPSLRMNSTVFLSQWRSNINHYKIYNITSDYIAKKLKIQDLIILFQVKALIEVMTFEAVERRIISSLRDSILSNDSNDYPVMQEAVKTRIDGYWARINLNESGESNQINLYKTVYYALETAIELFYLRDKYDGGFSFASAEEMFKAYAAELFRFDQLYRRFHELSDKAEMAGWDVLKTLRQAVEDCYSGWFMDQISLKWGDFLDGDDGLLNKWKLPYIINQYDFFARKIEPTLKESNRNRLFVIVSDAFRYEAAQELEQIINGKYRMKAQLEPMLGVLPSYTALGMAALLPHKKLSFKEKSGNVLADDQLSNSLDYRSQILSKYEGIAVKSEDLTAMNKEQGRKIIKPYRAVYIYHDRIDAAGDKKASEDLAFAAVRTAIDELSALVNFVINNLNGTNVFITADHGFVYQDKPATPMDKSVLDIPNKEFIKSHKRFVLAHDLEASDNTFRGDTKTAANTETHMKFLIPKGTNRFNFSGGAKFYHGGALLQEIVIPLLTVTQMKGKHLAKSEINNVGVSLVGFRKKIVTNITRFEFIQTDAVSERYKPRTLKISIRDGNELISDEKMLTFDSESTSIDDRKKSISLTLKTGQTFDNKKEYYLVLRNSEDETEYDRLSLMIDIAFASDF